The Fusarium falciforme chromosome 12, complete sequence DNA window ACAAGAAACAACATCGTCTCTTACATAACACAAATCTCAACTTGACTACTCACCTAATCACCTGCTTTCTTCGCCGATTATTTCTGCCGGCTAGCAAAATGCATGGCATAATTTTTGGACCTGAGACTACAACTTTTAAGCTCCCTTTTCACTCGGTTCCCTCTGAACGGAGCCTCTCGAACGCGATAAATACTCTCCTGGGCAAGGAAATTTGGTGCGTGCAGACGTGTGAAAAGGCCGGCGAGTACATCATTTACTTAACCAGGAACCCAGAGGAGCTTAAGACCTCCGTTCTGAAGCTGAttgccgaggaagaagtcgacTCCCAAATGCGAACCATACATAGGTACCCGAAATAAAAGACCACGCCCATAGACTCAGCGCACTTTCGATGTACCTTCCACCCGTCCTGAGGAGCAGAAAGTGTAGGCACGTGTCTGTATTGGGAAAGCTAGCTAGATACTGCTGGGTTGGTCATGGAGGCTGTAGACTGAttgagattataataaactgTTTATAAGACGTTTGAGGTCACAAGGTGTATACTACTACTTAGCCAACCTTTGTTTGACTTTCTTCGTGGAGAATTGGAGAGTCGAATCATGCCAGTGTCCGATCCCGTCCAGGAGAGTCCAAGTGAAGACCGCACCTTCATGTCAATGTGATGTAGCATTTCACTACGATGTTTCAGCTGTGATTGACTTGCCCCGCTAGGTTACGGTATGTCACGGTAGTGGGTAATCATATCGTGATTTGCTGATAAATGTGTTCTGTGATATTATGACAGATGGACCTATCGAAGACATCACTGTGATCAACCACATTGTCGTACTTTCTCCAGGCAGTTAGTGAATACAAACCCGCTTGAGCGTATCAGGCTGATAGTCACTAAGGAGAACTTACTTGATTCAGGAACTTATCTCCCTTCTATGACAACCCGCTTCTCATCTCTTCAGAGCTACACCTTGTCACAAAGGGACTCAGCGACACTATTCAATCAATGCATCATGACCAGCGAGCATTAGTGACCAACTGAAGACTGAGTATCAGTAGATATATAAGCCCCAAGGCCAAATCCCCCCaactcttttcttcttcaagcAATAGCAACCCCTTTACGCTATATCAACTTCGCAATCAATATTAATACATATTCTTGACCAACTATTTTGACTATTCAGCAAGATGACGACCCCAACTCCCGTCAAACTCTTCATGATCAGCACAGCCATGGTTAAAGATCACGCCCACCTCGTTCAAAAAATACGGAAACTCGCCGGGCCCAACGTGTGGTGTGTTACAAATCTAAATTTTGACAATAAATTCCACATCACCTACACGTACAAGACATTTGAGGAGGTCAAGAGCATCATGGATGAACGTCAAAAGactggtgctgctggtgagGTAATTCCTCCCGAGGGTGTTGTCATGAGCCTCCCGATCAGCAAAtaccccagcccagcccagggtAGCATAGCAAAAGTCGAGGAACGCAGCTACCATAGCTGGTAGCTCAGAACCGGTCGGCTAAGGAGATCAGGGGCTACTACGTATGTAAGAGAAAACACATAATGTTATTGGTCAAATGAGTTTCACACTCCCGACATCGCCCCTAATAGTGAACACCTGTCAGGAGTAAAAGGTATAGAAGAGAGTGAAGAGGTCAAGCTGCTATGTGGCTGCGCACAGGTTTGTAATGAGGTGTGGCGGCCTTGATTCTTGCTCTACTTGCTATGTGTGCACTAGTCAAGGCGtactagttattaaaaaggtaGAATTCTAGAGCGCATAGCATGTACGCGTTGTGTTAATGGGCAAAACGTAAAAAATATATGTCAAAAATACAATAAATACTAGGGTTAAAACATATAATAAGGGAAAAAGAGAATAGTTAAGAGAGGTACCTGTATAAACATGTATAAATAAGACTGGCTTATAACctctataagaaatattagtaagactaataatagcAACCTATTAACAACTAATATCCAGCTGCCTTAAGGAACTTGCCTTATTCAGAGCTCATCTTCTGCTCTGTGATAAGATACCTTCACAGCCGCACCCGGCTATGAACGGATTCAGGGACAATCTTTAGGCCATCAATCAGTGCCAGCGGGTGTCAGTGACCAGAGATGATCTAGAATGAACAGATATAAAAGCCGCAAGCCCAGATGCCTCTGCTCTTTCCTTCTACAAGCAAAACAACTTTCCTTCGCATCAGATCAATCCTCAACTCATCGCAATAGTCAACATTTCATCAATTTTCTCTACCTAGGTACTATCTATCAAAATGCCCGCCCCTGTCCACACAGTCTATCTCAGCACGACTGAGGTCGGAAATGACGATCGTCTCACCAAGGCACTACGAGAAGTCTTGGGCAACCAGGCATGTGGACATTCTATGTGGTTGATAAAGAATACATCATCTCCTCGTACAAGGAATCAGAGGAGCTCAAGCGCTCtttgaaggagaagctcaagtaGTTCTCCTTCGACATCCACTCCTCCCAGGAAGGAGTGGACGGAGCAAAGTTCTATCTCCAAAAGTCTGATCAAAGAATCTCGGGGCAGCTTTGGGAGTGTCCGGCTCGTTCGGTCAACAATCATGTGCATCTTTGGTAGTTCACAGGTATTAGCCATCCACTAGGCAGAAACTCCCAAGCGCACACATTCGATTGCTTTCTCCATCTATGCGAATAAGTCACTGAAATAGTGAAGTAAAGTGTACTCTGCGGTTCACCATTGCAGTGCCCCCTCAAGACAGTGAATATGGAAACCCCTCAAGATCTATTACGAACCCATTGCAGTCACTTCAAGTAATGTGCTTTACCCAGGGGATTATCGTCCCCTCTGCGACAACCTCTTGTTCATTCCTCCAGAGTGGCTTCGCTACAAACGGATTCAGTGATAATATTAACAGTGAGCCACACTACAAAGGGAATTAACGTCAACAAAAGACAAGTATTACCAGATATATAAGCCAGGTCACCACCTGCTCTTTGCTTCTACTTTGGAAGCCCAGTAACGAGACTTTCCCTCGTATAATATCAGCTTTCAATTCACCTCCACACTCGCCTTCCTTACCAATATTTTCCACCGCCTAGCAGCATGCCCGGAACGAACGAGGGGCCTCCCATCTACATTGTCAGGTTCAGTAACATCAAACCTGCGGACAGGGATATTTTTCACAAGGCCCTCACAGATATTGTAGGCCCAGCGCCAAACATTTTACTAGAGCCTGGTGATGAAGTTGTTGTCACTTCAACCAGGCCAGAATACGACCTTCGGCGCGCTATGGAGGAGAGGATAACCTTCCTCAAGGCTATGGCGGCCGTCTCCAGGTAGTGATAGGTCGGCAACGGCCTATCCTCACGGCTGATTAGAGGCTCTAGAGGTGTTTTTTGGGAGTGCTGGATTTATTTGGCCGACAACAGAATGTATCTAGTTGAGGCGTCTTAGCGATCTACTATGTAGGAAATCGCAAAGCATAGGGCATTCGCTTGGGTCCTGTTGTGATGTACCCACATGAAAGTAAGCGGGTGAAATATTCAAGTAGAGTGTGAAATACCTGGCCTAGATACCCAGTTTTAGGTCTCATTACTTACTCCTGGATTTCCAATCATTGTCTGTTTCTGGCTTGGCTACTCCGATCGTTGACGTCAGGACTCGTACGCGTAAAAAGCGGGTTTCTCGGGCCCGGCATCGAAGACCAACTGACATGCATCACCATTCTTCCCGTCAGCATGCCACATTTTCGAAACTCTTGTCCATCTCTTAGAGCCTTTGCCAGAATCATGACATGCCCCAAAGATGCCGCGTCAATGCAGTCATTGTCGAGACAACAAATGCCAACTTTGAGCTCCAGAGCCAGCATCCAGCACCAAACCAACCCTCAACATGAACGTCGCGAAAACCACCGGCCCAATACAGCaacagaagaggaagatcaCTATGTATTGACACTCTGGACCGACGATGCTCACTATGAGGCAATGACGGCGTTACGAAGACAGTGGTTTCCTACACGCCTGTTGAAGGTAGAGGCCCATGTCACGCTATTTCACGCTCTGCCCGGCTCCAAGCTGCACCAGTTGAAGCAAGACATTGCGGAGATATCACAATACACCACAAAATTCGACATCACGGTTAAGAAAGAAGGCATATATGAGATGGGCAAGGGAGTTGGAATCAGAATATCAGAGGGACAGCGGAAAGCGGCAAAGCTACGATCCGAGCTGAGAGACAAATGGGAGCCTTTTCTCAGTCGACAGGACCAGCAGGAAAGATGGAGGGGGCATTACACCATTATGAACAAGGAAGATGACAAGGCGAGGGTGGCAGAGTGTCTGAAGGAGCTGCAGGATAGCTTTGAAGATAGTCGAGGGACGGTCAACGGGTTGAACCTTTGGAGGTACGATCGTGGATGGTGGAGAGAGGTCGAAGCCTTCTCGTTTCGCAAGTCGGGATATACCTCAGCCCTATAGACGTCatattctttatttcttacaGTAGACATGACCGTTTCAAAGACTTTATTCTTGTATCTTGACCGTATCACCATGCACCCTTACCTCAATGGCCTTGAAACATCTCCCTTTCCTCATGTAGCATCAAAATGCCAGATTATCTCACCATTGATGGAACATTCCCCTCACGCTACGGCTCAGATTTGGCTGCAATCGACGCCATCAAATCCACACTCTGCGGGGCTCATTGCCATGTAGCCAATCCCTCGTACACGTTTATGCAGACGACCATTCAATGGCCGTTCGGCAGCGAGGAGAGGAGTGATCATTCAAGAGGATGCGTGTAGCAGTACAAATGCTACTTAAGCAGGAGGCCGTCCAGGTGTGATGCGGCGGACACTTATTGCTCAGATCAAGGTAACATCGCAAATATGCCTCAGCACGAACGCGTCCCCTCATCTTGGACTCTGCGTCCTAAAACCGACCAAGGCAGTGAGGCAAGCTCCTCCGTGCATCTCAAGTCCCAAGACCCCGAACTCCCATTCAACTTTTCTTTCGAGGCTGTTTTCCCCAATGTCTTTCGAACAACATACATCAGTGACAGTCACCCTCTGCCACCTCATCCTAGCATCCCAACACCCACCAAAGACCTATCAGATACTCAAATAAACGTCCAAGCGATAGAATCGAGCAAGGAAATCCGCATTGGAGACATCAGCGCCAAAGTGGACTGGAGTGATTCATGCCCTCTGGTCAGCGTATCTCTCGGAGACTCAAATGAGGCACCCCTCCACCAGGATCTCCCTCATCGCGCCTATGTTGTCAACGGCGGAGGAGTGGGACATTATTCCCGATACAACCGCGGCACTCTTCATGTCGGGCTTGGCGAAAAGGCCGCTCCAATGAATCTCTCTGGCCGGAGATTCCAACTTTCTGCCACTGACAGCTTTGGCTACGACAACTACAAGACAGACCCCTTATACAAGAACATCCCCCTGCTCATCAACGCTACTCCTCAGGGCTGCGTTGCGCTCTTCTCAACCAGCCATGCCAGAGGCGAGTACTCGATTGGGTccgagatggatggcatgtGGGGTCACTACAAGGTCCTTCGCCAAGACTATGGCGGGTTGGAAGAGTACATGATCGTTGGGAAGACGCTAAAGGACATTGTCACTACCTATGCCAGACTTGCCGGGTATCCCTTGCTGGTTCCTCGCTGGGCTTTTGGCTATCTCTCTGGAGGCATGAAGTACTCAATGCTTGACGATCCTCCAGCATCCGAGGCGCTTCTTGAACTCGCACgaaagatgaaggagaatgAAATCCCTTGCTCCGCTTATCAGATGTCCTCTGGATACACTGTCTCCGAACATCCTCCCAAGACTCGAAACGTCTTCACCTGGAACCACCACCGCTTTCCGGATCCCAAGGCCTTCATCGAAGAATACCACAAGCTTGGTATGAGACTGATTGCCAACGTCAAGCCCTACATCCTCGAGAACCATCCCGAGTACCAGAAGCTGAAGGATGCTGGTGCCTTGTTCACAGACCCGCATACCAATCAGAGCGCCATCGCCAGGCTATGGAGTGCCGGAGGAGGTGAAAGCGGTCTGGGTGGCCATATTGACTTTACTTCGGCGGCTGGCTTCAAGTGGTGGTAcgagggcatcaagaagctACGCGAAGAAGGCATCGACTGCATGTGGAATGACAATAACGAATACGtcatcgtcgacgatgaGTGGAGGTGCGCACTCACTGAGCCATCCCTCACCATTCCAGAAGCCGCCAGATATCGCCCAGAAGTTGGTCTCTGGGGTCGGAGTCTTCAGACCGAACTCCATGGCAAATCTTCTCACGATGCCTTGGTCGACGCTGATCCAGATGTGAGACCTTTCGTTCTCACTCGCAGCGCCACAGCTGGAACCATGCGATACGCCTGTAGTTCCTGGAGCGGTGACAACGTCACCAGCTGGTCAAGCATGAAGGGCGCCAACGCCTTGTCTCTCAACGCGGGTGTGTCTCTTATGCAATGCTATGGTCACGATATTGGGGGTTTCGAGGGACTCCAGCCATCCCCTGAGCTCCTCGTACGTTGGGTTCAACAGGGCATCTACTCACCTCGCTTCGCCATCAACTGCTTCAAAACCGGCAACGACAACCAAGTTGGCGATGTCATTGAGCCTTGGATGTATCCCGAGATCACGCATCTGGTTCGAAAGACCATCAAGCGCCGCTATGCCCTGATGCCGTATCTGTATTCTCTCATGTTGGAAAGTCACCAGCATGCGATTCCGCCGCAGCGCTGGACCGGTTGGGGCTATGAAGCTGATCCAGAGGTTTGGACGGAGAAGATCATGGATGGAGAGACACAATACTGGCTCGGTGACTGTCTGCTGATCGGTGGTGTCTTTGAGCCCGGTGCGTCCAAAGCACAAGTATACCTCCCCAAGGCCTCTGATAAAGATGATGGATTCATCAACTTGAACGCCCCTTATCAACACCTGTTAGCAGGCCAGTGGGTTACATTGGATGCCGAGTGGCATGGTGCCGGCATCCCTGTCCTCGCAAAGGTCGGCTCAGCTATCCAGATTGGAAAAGACGTCCAAGTACTATCACCAGGTGAAACAACAAACCCTGCCCAACTACCGCTAGACGACTACCGAGCCGTCGAGATCTTTCCACCAAAGGACGGCCTTGGTAATAAGTGGTACGACAACGCGTGGTATGAAGACGATGGCGTCTCGGCTGTGGCGAAGAACAGGATATCCAAGTATGAGGTTTCTTATGCGGCTGACAGCGcagaggtcaaggtcaagttTTTCAGGCATGAGGAATCGGGTTTCAAGGCGCCTTGGAAGAACCTACATGTGATTCTGCCTCCTGGAGATGTTCGAGTGGTGCGATGTGTTGATGGGACGGTGATGGAAGAACTCAAGAGCGATGAACAAGGCCGACGGCATTTTCGGATTGGCCAAGCTTGATGGTATTTCGGGGACTTAGAAGACATAAGCCAGGACCCCAGGAAGAAAGGAGGTGCCGTCTATAACAAGAGAAGTCACAAAGTCAACAAGGTCATTTGTAACTACCTATCTAAAAGACAAAGCGCATGCTCCCTCTGAGCAGAGGGGGGTGGCGCGCTGGGACTGGCAAGGATACTACGAGAGAGACTACAGTTGCTATGTTAAGTTCTTAAGTACTCACCTGTGAGCCCTGAAATGCATCCTCCCCTATTACGCCTAGTGTGTCTGGGAACGGTCTGCCTGAATCTGACAGTTAATAAAAAGtcaataattaataagtcaCTGATTAGAAAAAACGTAGTATCCGAGACGGCTCTCGCAACCACCCTTTTATCGTTTCATTGCATAAGTATgttcctccaccaccaccatgtcGCTTCGGACGTAGATTCCCGCATCGCCGTGGTCTCGGGATAGACGGGAGCCCTGCATCTGGCTCGTTATCACAGTCTGGATGCCCTCCTTGTTGTCGATCGTCTCGAACTCTGATGTGCCTGCCAGCCCGTGCTCTGGGTCTGCGAGGTTGTGTGTGGAACTCGACTCGTCAATCTCCTTTTCTTTGTTTGTTCTGTTGAGGGTTGTAAGTCGGATGGCGTGTGTGGATCGGCTGATGGGATGGCTGCTGCCGGTAGAGCTGAGGAAGGACGAGGGTAGGATATGGCGGAAGATGGGTCGGAGTAAAGGAAAGCAACCTAGGACATGTAGGTTAGCATAGTTCATGGGTGAAGTATTGGCTCGGGGCTAGTTACCGGAGACGATGGCGATATTAATCTCGACGCAGCCCCAAATGTCGTTGAGGGCCATATCTCGCGGCATCTGTGTTGTCTTTGTGTCGTATCGGATCGATTCAATAATAACAAACATGGAAGCGAGGCAGACACTTGATACGTTAGCCTCGTTTTTTTCAACATGGAACAAAGGCACTTACATAAAGCCAACGATAAAGAGAGCCGTAATGGCGAATTTTTGCCCCAGTCGAAGACGCAGCTTGAAGACCTCGATAACGGGAAGAGCCAAGATGATGACGTCCATCACAAAATGCGTCAGACAAGTTCCAAAAAAGAACTGTGTGTCGTTGATATTGCAAGTGGCATTCTTAATAGAATGATCCCAGTATGCTTGCACGGGGACGCAGTGGAAGATGACCATGAATGTACGGAGGATGAGCCAGATGCCTGTGATTACGAGCATAATCTGGATGGGGATTCGGATGGCAGATTGCTTAAAGATGCGCCAGTAGAAAAGAAGAATCGACAGCTTGGACAGGCCGATGGCGTAGCTGTAGCTAAGAGAGACGAGGAACTGCATGAATCTTGAGTGAAGCAGAAtgtcttctctcttctcctcgctcAGCCATGGCTCAAGTGTTTGACCCATGTACCACTTGACCGTCCCTAAGAATCATTAGCATTTGAGGACGCCCACTCCTTACGAGAGGCCTTACATGTTATCAAGACGATGCAGTAGAAGCAGCAAAACACCTAGAGTCCATTAGCCTCTGTCAATACCCAACAAGTGACGATGCAACTTACAAAGGCCCCCAAGCAGAGGTAGTCATCCCACCACCAATGGATCTTTGTCATGCGTCGCGCAAACACTCTCGCAATCAGAGCAAGAAGCGCAGCGACCCATGTGATGCTGACGGCCAGATAAGTGTTGAGTTGGTATCCAGccatggcgacgacgatgacggccCCGTAAGGTTGGTGCTCATGTAACTTGGCGTGACATAGAAAACGGTGATCGCAATGAACGCCGTCGAGGCACGGCGCTTCTCTGGATGACGGGGATGATCTGCATTTGAACGCAGGGACGGGTTTGGACTCAACGTCGACCACCAACCCCTGGGCAAAACCTGTCAGTCGCTTTCACCCCCAGCTTAGTGCACCCGTGGGGGAGGGTCTAGAAGGCCCCTTTCACTGATACAATGCGCCATTTGCTAAAAATCCGGGGAACAAGCCTACGCAGTAGCTGATGGAGGCTCCCAGGGCCCTCGTTGAGGGCATCATTGGTTGATGCCGGGATTCGAGAACTCGACTGACTCGCTGATCGCTCTGGGGTCGTCTATTGGCCAAGGGCATTAAATCACGCCAAGGCTAACGTCAGTTTCGCTTGGGGCTAGCTAAGCCCTGTGTAGAAGGTATCCGGCGTCCCCGTCCAGCAAGGTCCGATAACAGAAGAGGGTCCCCAAGGTCCAAgtgtctttttattaagcgGACGTTCCCCGTTATCAAGCTTTGTTTTAAGACATGATCTTCGGAGATAAAGATCAAGCTGAAATCGTCAACAGAGATAATGACAGAGATACAGTTCGGTTCGAAAAACTCCACAAGGGCAGGTTAGCGTAACCTCTTGACCCCTCGATACAGTACAGCCACATTGAGGCTGCCGCCATATGCGTCCGTCACCCTTAGCCTTTGACAATCAGACTGTCGACAAACGCCTCGAAGTCTCAAACGCCAAATATCCTGATTTTGAGGGCGGCGGTTAGGGGTGGTAATTAGGAGCCGGTCTCGTTCTAGAAGCCGACGGGAGCGTTCTCGTTCTCGGCCCAGAACACCAGCACGTACCGGCTTGGGGATCATGCAGTGTGGTAATGTGGTGCAGCATCTCAGCTGAAAAGGTGGCGCGAGGACCAGGGGCTCGAGTGGATGCCGAGAATCTCGGGAGGCGATCCGTAGCGTGCGTCTGACGAGGCAAGCCACCACGGAACGACGTTTCGATATTTTCTGAACCACTGATAATCGAAATGAAGGCCTTGAATCCTGGCTTTTTTCACAGGTGAGGCCAGGGAGGCGTCGTCAGCCAACACCCGAGTGCCTGGATCGATGATCCTTCCGGGTACCTGATGTGCAATCCGGACCAACAGATAACCATGCTATTGTTGGCCCTACCCTGGCGCGATGAGGCGTTGACGGACTTGGGCGGAAAGTGTTGACCTGCCCGATCGAGCAAGCCATTACATACTAGAACCTCAGATGTCATTGCATTACGAGGTCTTCAGACATTTCTTTTACAAATCGCTTCCTTCTAGATGTGTATCCCCCAGATTCTAACCGTCAAACCCCAGATTCTGGGGCCCCTCATACCATCATGAGTGGACTCTAACCCaccagaaaagaaaaaattcTCCATCACGAATCTCTGCCCATCGTGGGCCGTTGGGCTTCAAGTTGACAGCTGGGGCTCTGCAACGTCAAAAGCCATCAATCGGCTGACAGCAAAAGCCCTGACATGATCCTAGAGGCCCTGATCCTTGTCTAGAAAGGACCGAGTTCTTCAAATGTCAccacttttttttcttaaccCCTGGATCGGCTAGCAACGCCTTTTTCTTAGCCGCAGCCCAAAGCTTCAATGTGTTGGTTCACGACTCTTCCTTCAGCGGCCGCTTCCGATCACAATTCCTTCATCCCTTCGAGTCAATGAACATGAGACGAACCAGTCCGATCGATCGTTACACGTGTTAGTTCATCCCATGACGGGTCCCTCCGCTATCTGCGTCGGAGC harbors:
- a CDS encoding Gal-mutarotas-2 domain-containing protein; translated protein: MPQHERVPSSWTLRPKTDQGSEASSSVHLKSQDPELPFNFSFEAVFPNVFRTTYISDSHPLPPHPSIPTPTKDLSDTQINVQAIESSKEIRIGDISAKVDWSDSCPLVSVSLGDSNEAPLHQDLPHRAYVVNGGGVGHYSRYNRGTLHVGLGEKAAPMNLSGRRFQLSATDSFGYDNYKTDPLYKNIPLLINATPQGCVALFSTSHARGEYSIGSEMDGMWGHYKVLRQDYGGLEEYMIVGKTLKDIVTTYARLAGYPLLVPRWAFGYLSGGMKYSMLDDPPASEALLELARKMKENEIPCSAYQMSSGYTVSEHPPKTRNVFTWNHHRFPDPKAFIEEYHKLGMRLIANVKPYILENHPEYQKLKDAGALFTDPHTNQSAIARLWSAGGGESGLGGHIDFTSAAGFKWWYEGIKKLREEGIDCMWNDNNEYVIVDDEWRCALTEPSLTIPEAARYRPEVGLWGRSLQTELHGKSSHDALVDADPDVRPFVLTRSATAGTMRYACSSWSGDNVTSWSSMKGANALSLNAGVSLMQCYGHDIGGFEGLQPSPELLVRWVQQGIYSPRFAINCFKTGNDNQVGDVIEPWMYPEITHLVRKTIKRRYALMPYLYSLMLESHQHAIPPQRWTGWGYEADPEVWTEKIMDGETQYWLGDCLLIGGVFEPGASKAQVYLPKASDKDDGFINLNAPYQHLLAGQWVTLDAEWHGAGIPVLAKVGSAIQIGKDVQVLSPGETTNPAQLPLDDYRAVEIFPPKDGLGNKWYDNAWYEDDGVSAVAKNRISKYEVSYAADSAEVKVKFFRHEESGFKAPWKNLHVILPPGDVRVVRCVDGTVMEELKSDEQGRRHFRIGQA